A single Blastococcus colisei DNA region contains:
- a CDS encoding glycosyltransferase family 4 protein yields the protein MPGSIDTVVERHVLRLCSVFEPSTGTEQGAAGHPGELDPRATRFDPIGGMQNHTAALTRALDTQAVQQTVVTSRLAAPRSVTRLGQSAQVHRRGLPIPGLRQLWALTALAHVLRRPPAGAVRPVDLVHAHQGEDIATLLLARLAARRHRARLVVTVHCSVGHTLRGGTLRVRLLRSLGGVVERSTLHRADAVIVLTQRTAAALRSDGVDADRIHTIPSGFEPSLFTAAENDTRPPSARPRIGYVGRLAPQKRADLLVRAFGRMRRRAELVIVGDGPDRRRVAHLIRESPAADRITMTGFVEHSAVPGVLSSLDVLVLPSAYEEMGSVLVEAMAAGLPVVASDVGGIPEVVRHGETGLLVPPGDVDCLAETLDRLVADPQLRARLSAGARARARAYAWPALAARVTGVYAAVMEPDASSVPLA from the coding sequence ATGCCGGGTTCCATCGACACCGTCGTCGAGCGTCACGTACTCCGGCTGTGCAGCGTGTTCGAGCCGTCGACGGGCACGGAACAGGGGGCGGCCGGCCATCCCGGTGAGCTGGATCCCCGGGCCACCCGGTTCGACCCGATCGGCGGCATGCAGAACCACACCGCCGCCCTCACCCGCGCCCTGGACACGCAGGCCGTCCAACAGACGGTGGTCACCTCCCGACTCGCCGCGCCGCGGTCGGTCACCCGGCTCGGGCAGTCGGCGCAGGTCCACCGGAGGGGCCTGCCCATCCCGGGCCTGCGTCAGCTGTGGGCTCTGACCGCCCTGGCGCACGTGCTCCGCCGTCCGCCCGCCGGCGCCGTCCGGCCGGTCGATCTGGTGCACGCCCACCAGGGAGAGGACATCGCGACGCTGCTGCTGGCGCGGCTGGCCGCGCGCCGGCACCGCGCCCGGCTGGTCGTCACCGTGCACTGCAGCGTGGGCCACACCCTGCGCGGCGGCACGCTCCGGGTCCGGCTGCTGCGTTCGCTGGGCGGCGTCGTGGAGCGGAGCACGCTCCACCGGGCCGACGCGGTGATCGTGCTGACCCAGCGGACCGCAGCTGCCCTGCGGTCCGACGGCGTCGACGCGGACCGGATCCACACGATCCCGTCCGGCTTCGAGCCGTCCCTGTTCACCGCGGCCGAGAACGACACGCGGCCGCCATCGGCGCGTCCCCGGATCGGCTACGTCGGGCGCCTGGCTCCGCAGAAGCGGGCCGACCTCCTGGTCCGCGCGTTCGGCCGGATGCGCCGGCGGGCCGAACTCGTGATCGTGGGCGACGGGCCCGACCGCCGGCGGGTCGCGCACCTGATCCGCGAGAGCCCGGCCGCCGACCGGATCACGATGACCGGGTTCGTCGAGCACTCCGCCGTCCCGGGGGTGCTGTCCTCCCTCGACGTGCTGGTGCTGCCCTCGGCCTACGAGGAGATGGGATCGGTCCTGGTGGAGGCCATGGCCGCCGGCCTGCCCGTGGTGGCGAGCGACGTCGGCGGCATCCCGGAGGTCGTGCGACACGGGGAGACCGGCCTGCTCGTCCCGCCAGGCGACGTGGACTGCCTGGCGGAGACGCTGGACCGGCTGGTGGCCGACCCCCAGCTCCGGGCCCGCCTCTCGGCCGGGGCGCGGGCCCGGGCGCGGGCCTACGCCTGGCCGGCGCTGGCCGCCCGCGTCACCGGCGTGTACGCGGCGGTCATGGAACCCGACGCGTCGTCCGTTCCCCTTGCGTGA
- a CDS encoding glycosyltransferase, with protein sequence MLVPVHDQSAFLPRALDSLLGQQVCDWEALVLDDGSPDPEAVAAVVAALADPRIRLVGWPDNRGVGATLNAGLDGTAAPVVALLPADDVWHSDHLSRVLDCLSDPEVVLVRSGLSEPAGTPYAQLVQVAHRRTGDRWTERAELETDDLERLFWARLAARGRTADTGRVTCSWTRHPAQRSRAIRESFDGGLNVFRSRYRVAGPLRFASTDSGEVDEVARYARFRDARYPAAPHGLNVLVVGELAFNPERVLALAERGHRLGGLWTTDGLGDATVGPLPFGHVPDLARERWPEAVRRLRPDVVWAQLNWRAVPLAHAVRAAFPELPFVWHFKESPQRSIVRGEWPLLADLVTHADACLLATDEERDWFAAALRGRVDPARLGVLDGDLPKRQWLDAPLADKLSEADGEAHTVVVGRPAGLDAAWVLDLARRGIHTHLYGQVRAPGPKGSWTTWLDEALTAAPDHVHLHPPVGPEDWVGELSRYDAGWLHRFDSDNGGELHRAGWDDLNSPARLPVLLAAGLPLLQQANPGSLVSVERVLRTEGTGLFYRSADDVRAVLAGELADRRGGTAALAVRERHTFDAHADRLVELFRSVLR encoded by the coding sequence GTGCTGGTCCCCGTCCACGACCAGTCCGCCTTCCTGCCCCGGGCCCTGGACAGCCTCCTCGGTCAGCAGGTCTGCGACTGGGAAGCCCTCGTCCTGGACGACGGCTCTCCCGACCCGGAGGCCGTGGCCGCCGTGGTCGCCGCGCTCGCGGACCCCCGGATCCGGCTCGTCGGCTGGCCGGACAACCGCGGGGTCGGTGCCACGCTCAACGCGGGACTGGACGGAACCGCCGCGCCGGTCGTCGCCCTGCTGCCCGCCGACGACGTCTGGCACTCCGACCACCTGTCCCGGGTCCTCGACTGCCTGAGCGACCCCGAGGTCGTGCTCGTCCGTTCCGGCCTGTCCGAGCCGGCGGGTACGCCCTACGCCCAGCTGGTCCAGGTGGCGCACCGCCGCACCGGGGACCGGTGGACGGAACGGGCCGAGCTGGAGACCGACGACCTGGAGCGGCTGTTCTGGGCACGGTTGGCGGCCCGCGGACGCACCGCGGACACCGGCCGGGTCACCTGTTCCTGGACCCGCCACCCCGCGCAGCGGTCCCGCGCCATCCGGGAGTCCTTCGACGGCGGCCTCAACGTCTTCCGCAGCCGGTACCGGGTCGCCGGGCCGCTGCGCTTCGCCTCCACCGACAGCGGAGAGGTCGACGAGGTGGCGCGATACGCCCGCTTCCGGGACGCCCGGTACCCGGCGGCACCGCACGGCCTCAACGTGCTCGTGGTCGGCGAGCTGGCGTTCAACCCGGAGCGGGTCCTCGCCCTGGCCGAGCGCGGCCACCGGCTCGGCGGCCTGTGGACGACCGACGGGCTGGGCGACGCCACCGTCGGGCCGTTGCCCTTCGGGCACGTCCCCGACCTGGCACGCGAGCGCTGGCCTGAGGCGGTACGCCGGCTGCGGCCGGACGTCGTCTGGGCGCAGCTCAACTGGCGAGCCGTCCCGCTCGCGCATGCGGTGCGGGCGGCCTTCCCCGAACTGCCCTTCGTCTGGCACTTCAAGGAGTCACCCCAGCGCAGCATCGTCCGCGGCGAGTGGCCGCTGCTCGCCGACCTCGTCACGCACGCCGACGCCTGCCTCCTGGCCACCGACGAGGAGCGGGACTGGTTCGCCGCGGCCCTGCGGGGACGGGTCGATCCCGCGCGGCTCGGCGTGCTCGACGGCGACCTACCGAAGCGGCAATGGCTGGACGCGCCGCTCGCCGACAAGCTCTCCGAGGCCGACGGTGAGGCGCACACGGTCGTCGTGGGCCGGCCGGCCGGCCTCGACGCTGCCTGGGTCCTCGACCTGGCCCGGCGCGGCATCCACACCCACCTCTACGGCCAGGTCCGGGCACCGGGCCCGAAGGGGTCATGGACCACCTGGCTCGACGAGGCGCTCACCGCCGCCCCCGACCACGTGCACCTGCACCCGCCGGTAGGCCCCGAGGACTGGGTCGGCGAGCTCTCCCGGTACGACGCCGGCTGGCTGCACCGCTTCGACAGCGACAACGGCGGCGAACTGCACCGAGCGGGCTGGGACGACCTCAACTCCCCCGCCCGGCTGCCCGTGCTGCTGGCCGCCGGGCTGCCACTCCTGCAGCAGGCCAACCCCGGATCGCTGGTCTCCGTCGAGCGGGTGCTGCGGACGGAGGGGACCGGGTTGTTCTACCGCTCGGCCGACGACGTACGGGCCGTCCTGGCCGGGGAGCTGGCCGACCGCCGCGGCGGCACGGCAGCCCTCGCCGTCCGGGAGCGGCACACCTTCGACGCCCACGCCGACCGGCTGGTCGAGCTCTTCCGGTCCGTGCTGCGCTGA
- a CDS encoding zinc-dependent alcohol dehydrogenase: protein MSERPVRSIGVATPGRPEMLDDVESEPGPGQAWVRTEWSGVSAGTEVALVRGTDPHHQLRWDPDLRSFDGNGPPAGYPIRGLGYMEVGRVTESRVGSMPEGSLVAMAYGHRTGRCADPARTTVVPVPDDLDPLLGVYLAQMGPICVNGLLHAAANLAGPGATVDAGVRDRHVLVTGAGVIGLLSALLAVRHGAAAMLVAEPSPERRAVAAALGLDSVDDADGAAWLEVKQRWRHGPGDVGADVVLQCRGHDVSLATALKALRPQGTVVDLGFYQAGAEAVRLGEEFHHNGLSVVCAQIGRVPRGMAGTWPRAALAAVTLDLLRERGQDIRTQLVTDIVPFDDGPQLLADLAARRRATLQAVLRFDAD, encoded by the coding sequence ATGAGTGAGCGACCGGTCCGGTCCATCGGCGTGGCCACGCCGGGCCGGCCGGAGATGCTGGACGACGTCGAATCCGAGCCCGGGCCCGGGCAGGCGTGGGTCCGAACCGAGTGGAGCGGCGTCAGCGCGGGGACGGAGGTGGCGCTCGTGCGCGGCACCGACCCGCACCACCAGCTGCGCTGGGATCCCGATCTGCGGTCGTTCGACGGGAACGGCCCGCCCGCCGGCTATCCCATCCGGGGGCTGGGCTACATGGAGGTCGGCCGGGTCACCGAGAGCCGCGTCGGCTCCATGCCCGAAGGCTCCCTGGTGGCCATGGCCTACGGCCACCGCACCGGCCGGTGCGCCGATCCCGCTCGTACGACGGTCGTCCCGGTGCCTGACGACCTCGATCCGCTGCTGGGCGTCTACCTGGCCCAGATGGGTCCCATCTGTGTCAACGGGCTGCTGCACGCCGCCGCGAACCTCGCCGGCCCCGGCGCGACCGTCGACGCCGGCGTCCGCGACCGGCACGTCCTGGTGACCGGCGCCGGCGTCATCGGCCTGCTGTCCGCACTGCTCGCAGTCCGGCACGGAGCGGCAGCCATGCTGGTCGCCGAGCCCTCGCCGGAGCGCCGCGCCGTCGCCGCGGCACTGGGGCTGGACAGCGTCGACGACGCCGACGGGGCGGCGTGGCTCGAGGTCAAGCAGCGGTGGCGGCACGGTCCCGGGGACGTCGGCGCGGATGTGGTGCTGCAGTGCCGGGGCCACGACGTCTCCCTGGCCACCGCCCTCAAGGCCCTGCGACCGCAGGGCACCGTGGTCGACCTGGGCTTCTACCAGGCGGGCGCCGAGGCGGTCCGGCTGGGCGAGGAGTTCCACCACAACGGCCTGAGCGTCGTCTGCGCCCAGATCGGCCGCGTGCCGCGCGGCATGGCCGGGACCTGGCCGCGCGCGGCACTGGCCGCCGTCACCCTCGACCTGCTGCGCGAGCGGGGACAGGACATCCGTACCCAGCTCGTCACCGACATCGTGCCGTTCGACGACGGCCCGCAGCTGCTGGCCGACCTCGCCGCCCGTCGGCGGGCCACGCTCCAGGCGGTGCTGCGCTTCGACGCCGACTGA
- a CDS encoding glycosyltransferase family 9 protein gives MRAPFADRSVRRVALVRLRVGLGDLLCSMPALGRLRSARPDVHVSLITWPETAPIVDRMGRMVDELLPFPGAEGIPERTPDPDGWASFMCAAAERRFDLALQVYGDRPAANRVTAALGARLVGGFAPTGWDPPADTAPLYLRYPAHLHETDRHLRLFEQLGVPSGPPARMSFPISEADDAEHATTLGNTGLVPGRYVVLHPGASSPTRRWPAECYAAVGDALAAVGWDVVLTGVAGERPISAAVQSRMGAPATDLTGATSLGGLAALLRDCAVLVGNDTGSAHLAAAVGAFTVTVFLPGDPVRWAHPGPRHRTVAADVECAPCPHLVCPIDFRCAASVRPGEVLAAARDLLGQGAW, from the coding sequence GTGCGTGCCCCGTTCGCCGACCGGTCCGTCCGGCGGGTGGCGCTGGTCCGCCTGCGGGTGGGGCTGGGTGATCTGCTCTGTTCCATGCCGGCGCTCGGTCGGCTGCGCTCGGCCCGACCGGACGTGCACGTCAGCCTCATCACCTGGCCGGAAACGGCCCCGATCGTCGACCGGATGGGGCGCATGGTCGACGAGCTCCTGCCCTTCCCCGGTGCCGAGGGCATCCCCGAACGGACGCCGGACCCCGACGGCTGGGCATCCTTCATGTGCGCTGCGGCAGAACGGCGGTTCGACCTGGCTCTGCAGGTCTACGGGGACCGGCCGGCCGCCAACCGCGTGACCGCGGCCCTCGGCGCGCGTCTGGTCGGCGGCTTCGCCCCCACCGGATGGGACCCTCCCGCCGACACCGCGCCGCTCTACCTGCGGTACCCGGCGCACCTGCACGAGACCGATCGTCATCTGCGGCTGTTCGAACAGCTCGGCGTGCCTTCGGGGCCTCCGGCGCGGATGAGCTTCCCCATCTCGGAGGCGGACGACGCCGAGCACGCCACCACGCTCGGGAACACCGGTCTGGTCCCCGGCCGGTACGTGGTGCTGCATCCGGGCGCCTCGTCCCCGACCCGGCGGTGGCCGGCCGAGTGCTATGCGGCGGTCGGCGACGCGCTGGCCGCCGTCGGGTGGGACGTCGTGCTGACCGGGGTGGCGGGGGAGCGGCCGATCAGCGCCGCGGTGCAGTCGCGGATGGGCGCGCCGGCCACCGACCTCACAGGGGCGACCAGCCTCGGCGGCCTGGCCGCGCTCCTCCGGGACTGCGCGGTGCTCGTCGGTAACGACACCGGTTCCGCCCACCTGGCCGCGGCCGTGGGGGCGTTCACCGTGACGGTCTTCCTGCCCGGCGATCCGGTCCGCTGGGCGCATCCCGGCCCGCGGCACCGGACGGTGGCCGCCGACGTGGAGTGCGCGCCCTGCCCCCATCTGGTCTGCCCGATCGACTTCCGGTGCGCGGCCTCGGTCCGCCCCGGGGAGGTGCTCGCGGCAGCCCGCGACCTGCTCGGCCAGGGCGCCTGGTGA
- a CDS encoding Gfo/Idh/MocA family protein gives MSRLRVACVGTGFIAGQHLGALSGFDDVEVVAVADAVPERAEAASIRCGARPYADGLALLEEEELDAVWLCVPPFAHGPLETAAVARGLPFFVEKPLALALDTARTVARQVAACGLVTAVGYHWRHLEVVQQAADMLRETPAQLVSGYWLDKTPRVPWWTFRSGSDGQVIEQTTHIFDLARLLVGEVDSVSALEHAVTPETGRDGEVPTAATALLAFTSGAVGSISSARVLGWRHLVGLHLVAEGRALEVSERGLTDHELRVVSGTGEEQLVRSEQDPVAREDREFLDVLLGQAPRVRVPYEEGLRTHALACAADRSAREGIPVRLDTAARAAAEPFHE, from the coding sequence ATGAGCCGGTTGCGTGTGGCCTGCGTGGGCACCGGCTTCATCGCCGGACAGCACCTCGGCGCCCTGTCCGGTTTCGACGACGTCGAAGTCGTCGCGGTCGCTGACGCCGTGCCCGAACGCGCCGAGGCGGCCTCCATCCGATGCGGGGCCCGGCCGTACGCGGACGGCCTCGCGCTGCTGGAGGAGGAGGAACTCGACGCCGTCTGGCTCTGCGTGCCCCCGTTCGCGCACGGCCCCCTGGAGACGGCGGCCGTCGCCCGAGGGCTGCCGTTCTTCGTGGAGAAGCCGCTCGCCCTGGCCCTGGATACCGCCCGGACCGTGGCGCGGCAGGTCGCCGCCTGCGGCCTGGTCACTGCGGTCGGCTACCACTGGCGGCACCTGGAGGTGGTGCAGCAGGCGGCGGACATGCTGAGGGAGACGCCGGCGCAGCTGGTCTCCGGCTACTGGCTGGACAAGACCCCGCGGGTGCCGTGGTGGACGTTCCGCTCCGGGTCGGACGGTCAGGTCATCGAGCAGACCACGCACATCTTCGACCTGGCCCGTCTGCTCGTCGGCGAGGTCGACAGCGTCTCGGCTCTCGAACACGCCGTGACTCCCGAGACGGGGCGGGACGGTGAGGTGCCGACCGCCGCCACGGCACTGCTCGCCTTCACCTCGGGCGCGGTGGGAAGCATCTCGTCGGCCCGCGTCCTCGGCTGGCGGCACCTCGTCGGGCTGCACCTGGTGGCCGAAGGCCGGGCCCTCGAGGTCTCCGAACGGGGCCTGACCGACCACGAGCTGCGGGTGGTCAGCGGCACGGGTGAGGAGCAGCTCGTCCGGTCGGAGCAGGACCCGGTCGCCCGCGAGGACCGGGAGTTCCTCGATGTCCTGCTCGGACAGGCCCCGCGCGTCCGCGTCCCCTACGAGGAGGGGCTTCGCACCCACGCGCTGGCCTGCGCGGCCGATCGCTCCGCCCGCGAGGGGATCCCGGTGCGGCTGGACACCGCCGCGAGGGCAGCGGCGGAGCCGTTCCATGAGTGA
- the folP gene encoding dihydropteroate synthase yields the protein MLLRLGTRHFDLAERPVVIGILNRTRDSFSDRGAYYELDRLLTRAEQLVADGADVLEVGARPGGVGVAEVGPDEERDLAAETIAALRSRFDVPLAVDTTRAGVAEAAFAEGAVLGNDMSGCLDPAYLPTVAAADAAVVVTHIRRPPGVPDPDPVYADLLGEVSDRLTALAQAAQDAGIDGDRVIVDPGIDLGKSWRQSLQLLARLDDIVSLDCPVLVAVSNKIFLRRTLGLDGAPLDVATAAACALGASVGGHVIRVHDARIGRQAADLAYALAAARGRGT from the coding sequence ATGCTCCTTCGACTCGGCACCCGACACTTCGACCTCGCCGAGCGGCCGGTGGTCATCGGAATCCTCAACCGGACCCGCGACTCCTTCTCCGACCGGGGCGCCTACTACGAGCTCGACCGGTTGCTCACCCGCGCCGAGCAGTTGGTGGCCGACGGCGCCGACGTCCTGGAGGTGGGCGCCCGTCCGGGCGGGGTCGGGGTTGCCGAGGTCGGTCCGGACGAGGAACGCGACCTCGCGGCCGAGACCATCGCCGCGCTGCGATCGCGGTTCGACGTCCCCCTTGCCGTGGACACGACCCGGGCCGGCGTGGCCGAGGCGGCATTCGCAGAGGGAGCCGTGCTCGGCAACGACATGAGCGGCTGCCTCGACCCGGCCTACCTACCGACGGTGGCGGCGGCCGACGCGGCGGTGGTGGTGACCCACATCCGCCGTCCTCCGGGCGTCCCCGATCCTGACCCGGTCTACGCCGATCTCCTCGGTGAGGTCAGCGACCGGCTCACGGCGCTGGCGCAGGCGGCTCAGGACGCCGGTATCGACGGCGATCGGGTGATCGTCGACCCTGGCATCGACCTGGGGAAATCCTGGCGCCAGTCGCTGCAGCTGCTCGCCCGCCTCGACGACATCGTCTCGCTGGACTGTCCCGTCCTGGTCGCCGTCTCCAACAAGATCTTCCTGCGCCGCACCCTCGGGCTCGACGGCGCTCCCCTGGACGTCGCGACGGCGGCGGCCTGCGCGCTCGGCGCTTCGGTCGGAGGACACGTCATCCGCGTCCACGACGCCCGGATCGGCCGCCAGGCCGCCGACCTGGCCTATGCCCTCGCAGCGGCGCGGGGCCGAGGAACATGA